DNA from Pseudocitrobacter corydidari:
GCAGGGAACACAAAAATCCCCCTGATGATTAACGGTGGAATGAATATCCTCAATATTATCATCAGTAGCATCCTGATTTATGGGGCGTTCTCCTGGCAGGGGATGGGTTTTGCAGGGGCAGGGCTGGGGTTAACCATTTCGCGCTATATCGGCGCGGCAGCGATTATCTGGGTGCTGATGATAGGCTTTAACCCTGCGCTGCGCATTCCGCTGAAAAGCTATCTGAAGCCGCTGAATTTCGCCATTATCTGGGAAGTGATGGGAATCGGTATTCCGGCAAGCATTGAGTCAGTACTGTTCAATGGCGGGAAATTACTTACCCAAATGTTTGTTGCCGGGATGGGGACCAACGTTATCGCGGGTAACTTTATTGCCTTTTCGGTTGCGGCGCTGATTAACCTGCCAGGTAACGCGCTGGGTTCGGCCTCGACCATCATCACGGGTAAACGATTGGGTACCGGGCAGATTGGTCAGGCGGAACGCCAGCTGCGCCATGTCTTCTGGATGTCGACCATCGTACTGACGACAATTGCCTGGGGTACCGCGCCGTTTGCGGGTCTGTTCGCGTCGTTCTATACCCAGGAGCAGGATGTAAAAGAGGTGGTGAAAGTGCTGCTGTGGCTGAACGCGGCATTTATGCCGATCTGGGCCGCTTCCTGGGTTCTGCCTTCAGGCTTTAAAGGCGCACGTGACGTACGCTTTGCGATGTGGGTATCAATGCTGGGGATGTGGGGCTGTCGCGTGGTGGCGGGTTATACGTTAGGTATTGTGCTCGGTATGGGCGTCGTCGGTGTGTGGTTAGGGATGTTCCTCGACTGGGCGGTCCGTGGCGCACTGTTCTACTGGCGTCTGGTCAGTGGTCGCTGGCTGTGGAAATACCCGCGCGTGAAGATGGAGTAAGCGCCATTGCTGTGAAAATCGTCAGAAACCGATGATTTTTAACCGAAGTGTGGAATAAAACAGCAAACGGTATTTTTTTGTGAAAACAGGCTTTGACAACCCCGGGGCACCCCGTTAATATTCGCCCCGTTCACACGATTCCTCTGTAGTTCAGTCGGTAGAACGGCGGACTGTTAATCCGTATGTCACTGGTTCGAGTCCAGTCAGAGGAGCCAAATTTAGAAAAGCCCGCTTTTTAGCGGGCTTTTTGCTTTTCTGTGTTTACAGGGCAAACTCATAATGGGAGCCATCGGGGAGCTCAACATCCAGGCGTAATTTCCCGCCAGCGGCTTCTACATAGCGCTTGAGCGTGGAAAGTTTTAGATCTCGCCCTGGTTTTTCCATTCCCGCGATTGTCGGCTGCTTTACACCCAGGGTTTCAGCGATCTCCACCTGCGTCTTTTTCACCTTTTCTCGCAATTCCGCGAGGTGGATATTCAGCAACATCTCCTCTGCCATTGCTTCCGCCTGTTGAACTACCTCGGTTTTTTCATCCTTTAGCAGTTGTTCCAGCGTTCTGCCCATGTTGATTTTCCTCATTGTTAAGCTTTGTCAGATGGTGCTTATATTCTCGTTCGGCAGTATCTCAACATAGATTGTATAGGTCAAAAACTATATAGGTGTAACGCTATATTGACATTCTGCACTGATGTGACAGGAAAGGGAACACTCAAAAGTGAGATGTGGAATAGCGGTTCCGGCCGTTCGATGTTTTGCAGAAAGAGGGTGCAGGCGATGCGAGTGAGATTCCAAAAAAAACGGGCCGTGGCGGCCCGTTTATCGTCTAATCACCGGAATGGCGGCTCGTTAAAGGTGCGTAGCTTACGCGAATGCAGCTTGTCACCTTCGGCACGCAGCAGATCAATTGCGCGAATGCCAATCTGCAGGTGCTCGGAAATCGCCCCTTCATAGAAACGGTTTGCCTGGCCCGGCAGTTTAATTTCACCATGCAGCGGTTTGTCAGAGACGCACAACAGGGTGCCGTAAGGTACGCGGAAGCGATAACCCTGGGCGGCGATGGTGGCGCTTTCCATATCAATCGCTACGGCGCGGCTGAGGTTAAATCGCAGCGCGGAAGCGGAATAGCGCAGTTCCCAGTTACGATCGTCCGTCGTCACCACGGTGCCGGTGCGCAGGCGTTGTTTAACCTCTTCGCCTGGCATACCGCTGACCTGCTTGGTGGCGTCATAAAGCGCGCGTTGCACCTCGGCAATGCTCGGGATGGGAATATCAGGCGGCAGCACCGCATCCAAGACGTGGTCGTCGCGCAGATAGGCGTGAGCCAGCACGTAATCACCAATGGTCTGGCTTTCGCGCAGACCGCCGCAGTGGCCGATCATCAGCCAGACATCCGGGCGCAACACCGCCAGGTGGTCACAAATGTTTTTGGCGTTCGACGGGCCTACGCCGATGTTAATCAGCGTTATCCCCTGGCCATCTTTAGTGATGAGGTGCCACGCTGGCATCTGATGTTTTTTCCAGGCCAAATCGGAAATCGCCTGTTCCGGCGCTTCCGTTTCCGCCGTGATCCAAATCCCCCCGGCGCAGGAGAGCGCGATGTACGGGCTTTCCGGATCGAGAATCTGGCTACAGCCCCAACGCACAAATTCATCCACATAACGGGTGTAGTTGGTGAATAACACAAAAGGCTGGAAATGTTCTACCGGCGTGCCGGTGTAGTGACGCAGGCGGGCGAGCGAGAAGTCCACACGGCGCGCGTCAAAGTGCGAAAGCGGATAAAACTCGGTGGGATGGAAAATGCCGTCCGCCGTTTCATCACCAATCTGAGCCAGCTCAGTCGTAGGGAAAAAGCGCGTCAGGTCGGCACTCATGGAGCGGTCGAGCATTAAGCCGTCGATTACGTACGGATAAGGGATCTCATGCTGCGACAGGCCCACTTCAATGTGTGCATCATAATCTTCATGCAGCAACGTGAGCTGTTCCAGCAGGTAAGGGCGGAACAGTGTGGGATGCGTGATGGTCGTGGTGTAACACCCGGAGTGGGTGAAGCGGCCAAAGGCGCGCGTTTTCTGCGCCTTGTGGGCATTTCCACTCCATGAAACCGAAAGCTGGGGATAGACAAAAAGCCCGTCGGCGCGTGCTTTGGCATCAGGCAGCGAATGATTGTCAATGTACACGGAAATGGCATTACGCAGGGCTGTGACCGACTGGTCATACAGTGCCTGAAGTTTTTCCAGGGCTTGTTCAGGCGTCAGGCTTGCGCTCGTAGTATTCATCCTTCGCTCCTTGTGTCAGGTCTGCGGCGTTTTTCGATAGTATGTCAGCCTCAGATGAAACAAAAGCGTCAGAAGACGCCTTTGTCACAACTGATTAACCTTTAAGCAAGATGCTCAGGCCAGCGGCTTATCCTTCATCAGCAGGGCAGTGGCGGCGGATATCAGGCAGCCAGCCAGCAGATAAATGGCCACGCTGTGCCAGTCGCCGCCCGAGAAGGTGACCAGCGCTGCGGCAATAAACGGCGTGAACCCGCCCCCTACGACGCTTGCGACCTGATAACCGACACCGGCACCGCTGTAACGATAGCCCGCGCCAAACATCCCGGTGAACATTGGCTGCTGAACGCATACCACCATGTCATGCGCGACGTTAGCCAGCATGATGGCGAAGAACACTATCCAGAAAAGCGATTGCGCTTCCAGCGCCATAAAGAACGGGAAGGCGCTAATCGTGCCGGTTAATGCGCCAATAATGTAGACGCGGCGTCGACCAAAGCGATCGGCGAGCCAGGCAAAGAAGGGGATAGTCAGACAGCTCACCCCACCGACCAGCAGGCCAATGTTGAGGAAAAGTTCACGGGGAAGCCCGAGATTCTGCGTCGAGTAGTTGAGGGCGAAGGCGGTGACGATGTACATGGTCAGCAGCTCGCACAGGCGTAAACCGATAATCTTCAGGAAAGCGCCAGGATGACGCGCCAGCGCCTCCATTACCGGCAGACGTTGTTTGACCGGCGGCGTTTGCTGCTGCTGTTCGAACTCCTCGGACTCTTCCATTCCGTTACGAACCCATAACGCGCCAAGTACCAGTACAACACTAAACAGGAAGGGAATACGCCAGCCCCAGCTCAGGAACTGTTCGTCAGTGGTGAGCATGCTGATAAGCGAAACCAGCCCGGTGGAAAGCAGCAGGCCCACGCCATAACCCACCTGCACGCCGCTGCTGTAGAACGCTTTTTTATTCTCTGGCGCGCTCTCTACCGAGAGCAGTGCGGCGCCGCCCCATTCGCCGCCGACGGCAAACCCCTGAATAGCGCGCAGCGTGACCAGCAACGCGGGCGCCCACCATCCCGCCGAAGCAAAGGAGGGGAGCAGGCCGATCAACGCCGTCGCGCCGCCCATCATCCAGACGGTCAGCATCAGCATACGTTTACGGCCAAGACGATCGCCGAAGTGACCGAAGATCACTCCGCCGAGCGGGCGAAACAGGAACCCCACGCCGAAAGTCGCGAAAGCGGCCAGCGTGCCCATCGCCGGGCTTACCTGTGGAAAGAATTCTCGGTTGAAGACCAGCGCGGCTGTAATGCCATAAAGCAGAAAATCGTACCAGTCGACGACGGCTCCGGCAAAGCTGCCGAGTGCGGCACGTCGGGCGCGGCTAAGTGAAGGTGTTTTCTCCTGAAGACGCGTGGAGGTGAGGGTGGAATCCATAGTTATCCTGTCTGTACCGTTTTTTTTCTTATATTCGTAAATAAAATTGTACACATTGCGCCAGTTCATAACTGGTGTTTATGAGACTACCGCGACAGACGCGACATGGGAATGGTTTTATGTGCTGAATTTTTCTGTAACGATAAGATTACACTTAGTTGCATGATAAAATTGTTCAATTTTCAAAATCGGTCACAAAACGATTAGTAGAACGATGAAGTCGATGGCGATAAATCTGATAGACTGCGGCGAAACAAAATATTTAATTCGACAGGGAGTTGTCGCGATTCAATGTCATTGATAACGATGTTCAGAAATATCATATTCAATTTCTATGATTATAACGCCAAAAATATTCATACTAATGATATAAAATTTGTCGTTATTCATATTCCCGATCAGGTCGGGGATGCTATGGCGATTTATCCTCTTATTCGTGCGCTGGAACAACAGCCAATAACACACCTGTTAATTGTGTCATCCACGCTTAATAAACCCGTATTTGAGGCTTTGACGCTTAATAATACAACGTTAACTGTCGTGACGATGACGATGCAGGACCACGCTACTATTGCTGAAATAAAAAAGATAGCGAACACAATAAAAGAGCAATATGGCACCCCCGATCTCTGCATCGAGGCAATGCGTAAAAAGAATCTCAAAACGATGGTTTTTATCCATACGCTGAGAGCGGGAATGAATTTTCAGGTGGTGGGATTATCCATGAAATGCTACTCCCCACTGTGCAAGATAGCTTCCCGAATGGATCAGCACCTTCGTGCGCCTGTCCCTATGACCTGGGCGATGTTAATGAGAGAGGCGGGTTTTCCTGCTGTTGCTGCGAAGTATGAATTCCCGCTAAGTGCTGAGGCCATCACCGAGGTGCGTCGAGAAACATGTGCGCTGGGGCCCTATATCGCCATCAATTTAGAAGGTAGCATCGCGGCGAGAACGTTTTCATACTCTGTTGCGCAGAATCTTATTGCGATAATTCAGCGTGAATGTGATATGCCGATCGTGGTTGTGCACGGCCCGAAAGGTATAGAGAGTGCCGTGAAATTAACAGAATCATGTAGCCATGTTTTTAGACTCTCATTGTCACCTTCATTAATGCGCTCGGCGGCCCTGATTAACGATGCGGCCCTTGCTATCACACCGGACACATCAATACTGCATATGGCTAGCGCTTATAATACGCCGGCGATTGCTATTTACGCGGATTATAAAACACGCTGGCCGACGATGCAGGATATTGCAGAGAACATTGTGGTGGGGAAAGATATCGACCACATCAATATGAATGAGTTTGAAGCGACGTTACGGCGTATTTTAATGAGGATCAACGGACAACAGCGGCAGTAAGCTAACACGTAACTCACGGCAGAAAAGCAAAAAGCCCGCGATAAGCGGGCTTTTCTAAATTTGGCTCCTCTGACTGGACTCGAACCAGTGACATACGGATTAACAGTCCGCCGTTCTACCGACTGAACTACAGAGGAATCGTGTGAACGGGGCGCATATTAACGGGGTGCTTCTGGCTTGTCAAAGGGTGTCTCTCCACTTTGTGTTCGTTTGCTGACAATTTCAGCAATTTGCGGGTGAGTGGCTATTTTTTAGCTGCTTTGCACCGGGCTGGTGCGAATTTACCCCTAATGGGGCAGATCAACATCTTCTGACTGCCTGCGAAAATGCGCTTATCGATTGGAAAGCCTTGTTACGCGCCCGTGACGCCTTTTCTTAAAAAGCTGGCAAGCATCTTGCAACTCCTTCGATATCTAAACGCCATTGTTGGCAGTACAGGAGGCAAAATGAACTTAAGACGACTGAAGTACTTTGTGAAAATCGTCGATATCGGTAGCCTGACCCAGGCCGCTGAAGTGTTACATATCGCACAGCCCGCACTGAGCCAGCAGGTTGCCACTCTTGAGGGGGAGCTCGATCAGCAATTACTGATCCGCACCAAGCGCGGCGTTACGCCAACGGAAGCGGGTAAAGTGCTTTATACCCATGCGCGTACGATACTGCGCCAGTGCGAGCAAGCGCAGCTGGCGGTGAATAATGTCGGGCAAACGTTAAGCGGCCCGGTCTCCATTGGCCTGGCGCCGGGAACTGCCGCATCATCTATCACCATGCCGCTGTTGCAAGCCGTGCGTAACGAATTGCCGGAAGTTCTGATTTATCTTCATGAGAACAGCGGCGCGGCGTTGAATGACAAACTGCTGAGCGGTCAGCTTGATATGGCGGTACTTTACGACCGTTCTCCTGTGGCAGGCGTTAACAGCCAGCCGTTGCTGAAAGAAGATCTCTACCTGGTCGGCACGCGTGATTGTCCGGGGCAGAGTATCGATTTAACGGCAGTAGCTGAAATGAATCTGTTCCTGCCACGTGACTACAGTGCCGTTCGCGCCCGAGTGGATGAGGCATTCTCACTGCGACGTCTGACGGCCAAAATCATTGGTGAGATAGAATCTATTTCTACGCTGACGGCGGCGATTGCCAGCGGGATGGGTGTTACCGTTCTGCCTGAGTCTGCTGCGCGAACGCTATCGCAGGCAGCAAATGGCTGGATGGCCCGAATCACCACGCCATCAATGAGCCTGCCGTTGTCGCTGAATATGTCAGCGCGTGGACAGCTCTCTCCACAGGCGCAGGCGGTGAAAGAAATTTTGATCTCGCTGGTCAGTCGACCGGCGCTGGATAACCGCGAATTGCAGCTGGTGAGCTAACGTATATTCTTTTAAGGAATAAGTTGCTGGTTTTTATTATTTGTTAGCGAAGGCGACAGACTTTAACAATAGTGCAATGTCTGTTTGACCCGGAGGGGAAGGTGAACTTCCAGCAACTAAAAATAATTCGTGAAGCAGCAAGGCAGGATTACAACCTGACTGAAGTTGCCAATATGCTATACACGTCGCAATCGGGTGTAAGCCGTCATATCCGTGAGCTGGAGGAGGAGCTGGGGATTGAGATCTTCATCCGCCGCGGAAAGCGACTGCTGGGGATGACCGAACCGGGTAAAGCGTTGTTGGTGATAGCGGAACGTATTCTGAATGAGGCAAGTAACGTTCGACGTCTTGCCGATCTTTTCACCAACGATGGCTCGGGCGTTCTGACGGTCGCAACCACACATACCCAGGCGCGCTATAGCCTTCCGCCGGTGATTAAAGCCTTTCGTGAAATATTCCCGGATGTGCGTCTGGAGCTGGTACAAGGAACACCACAGGAAATCGAGACGCTGCTGCACAATGGTGGCGCGGATATTGGCATCGCCAGCGAGCGATTGAGCAATGACAGCACGCTGGTGGCTTTTCCCTGGTTCCGCTGGCATCACAATGTGCTGGTACCGCAGGATCACCCTCTGACGCAAATCACGCCGCTGACGCTGGAAGCTATCGCGCGCTGGCCGCTGATTACTTATCGCCAGGGCATAACCGGACGCTCGCGTATTGATGAAGCCTTCAACCGCAAAGGGCTGTTGCCGGATATCGTACTCAGCGCACAGGATTCAGACGTTATCAAAACTTACGTTGAACTGGGGCTGGGCATTGGGCTGGTGGCAGAACAGTCCGGTGATGTTCAGGAGTCCGGGAAACTGGTACGACTGGATACGCATCATCTGTTTGATGCCAATACGGTGTGGCTGGGTCTTAAGCGCGGGCAGTTGCAGCGTAACTATGTCTGGCGCTTTATCGAATTGTGTAATGCCGGGTTGTCGCTGGAGGAAATTAAGCGGCAGGCGATGGAGCCAGATGAGCTGGCGCTGGATTACCAAATCTAGAAAGCAAAAAGCCCGCTATAAGCGGGCTTTTTTAAATTTGGCTCCTCTGACTGGACTCGAACCAGTGACATACGGATTAACAGTCCGCCGTTCTACCGACTGAACTACAGAGGAATCGTGTGAACGGGGCGAATACTACTGGCCCCGTAATATTGTGTCAATACTAAATTTAACTGTCTGATTCAATTGCATGAATTTAGCGCAAGCTGTTGTTTTAGTGAACTACAGGTGAAATATCTTCCTGCGTGTCGTTATCTCGCATACGTGCGAGCGGGTCCTGACGGTAAAACTGGCAAAAACGCTGCCACAGCGCCGGGAAGCGCGGAGCGAAAAGTTCGGGGGCGCTGAAAAAATACTCGGACAGCACGGCGAAACACTCTGCCGGATCGGTTGCCGCGTAAGCATCAATGCTGGCGGCGCTTTCACCTACTAAATCAATCTCATCCTGAATATTATCCATCGCCGCATGGAGATCGTGCTCCCAGCCTGCAACTTCTCGCAGCGGAATCAACGGAATGCCGCTGGCGCGATCGCCATTACGGGTATCGAGTTTATGCGCGACTTCATGGATGACCAGATTGAAGCCGGATGCGTCGAAGGAGTCCTGAATGTCGAGCCAGTTGAGAATGATGGGCCCTTGCTGCCAGCTTTGACCGGACTGCACCACGCGTTGATTATGCACCAGGCCAATATCATCTTCCCATTCATCATCCACAACGAAGGGGGCGGGGTAGATGAGTACCTCATGGAAGCCATCGAGCCATTCGAGGCCCAGCTCCATTACCGGCAGACAAAACAGCAACGCAATACGAGCCTGAGTGATGGGCTCCATCACTAATCCCTGAAGAGGAACCAGCCGCTTTTGCTGCAAAAAACGATCGGCAAGCACGCGGAGTTTGGTTTGTTCATCTGCGCTGAGATTGGCTAAAAGTGGGACAGAGAACGCTTGTTCCCACGGGATGTCGGTTTTTTCAGCAGACTCATCTGCCTTCCAGGGCCATTTAATCATCATTTTGCTCGCAAACTCGTCACTTGAACGCAATTGAAGAGACTGGGTCTGTTAAAATGCCAAATAACCTGGCATCATGGCAACCATCAAAACGGAGAGATGCCAGAGCGGCTGAATGGACCGGTCTCGAAAACCGGAGTAGGGGCAACTCTACCGGGGGTTCAAATCCCCCTCTCTCCGCCACTATTCAAGCACTTACCGCATTAATTTTCAGTGACTCAACTCGCATTGAGGCAATCTGAGAAAATCCCCAGCTAACATCTTCAGTCAATTGCACCTTCGCTTTACGTCAGTATCCGCAAAAAAAAGGATGCACGCCTTGCGCACACCCTTTATTAGCATAAAACCGGATTAATCCTCGTACGCTTCCTGTCGTTTTTTACCGTCAATTATCGATGCAATAACAAACACCGCCGCACAGGGCAGTAACCATTCAAGGCTTTGACTAAACAGCGGCAGCGGCTTCAACAACTGTGAAGGCAATTGATTCAGCATCTCGTTGAGCGGGCTGGCGATAACGCCATCAATCAGCCCAAATATGCAGGCAACCGCCACCACCGGTGCAAAAACGCGCGCGGGGTTTTTCCAGAATGACGTGGTGAAACTCAGCAGCACAATAGCGATACAGGGCGGATAGACCGCTGTCAGTAGCGGTACAGAGACGGTTATTAAACGCGTGAGCCCCAGGTTTGAAATAGCGAACGACAGCACGGCAATCACTAACACCATCGTTTTATATGACAGCGGGAGAAGGTGGCTAAACCAGCTGGCACACGCGCTGGTGAGGCCGATAGCCGTCACCAGGCAGGCGATGAAAATAAGCAGCGCCAGGAACAAGCTACCGGTTTCGCCGAAGGTATGCTGTACGAAGGCATGCAGCACCTCGGCACCGTTAGTGGCATCAGGCACAAACTCATAGCTCACCAGCCCCAGGCGGAACAGTGCGATATAGACAAGAATCAATCCGCTTCCGGCAATTAACCCGGCGATAATGGTGTAGCGTGTGATGAGGGTGCTTTCGCTGACGCCGCGTGAATGGATGGCATTGACGATAACGCCGCCAAAGACCAGCGCGCTCAGCGTATCCATGGTGAGATAGCCGCTGACGAAGCCGTTGGAAAAAGGATGCGAGTGATACGCCTCGGAGACAGAACCCAGGTGGTAGTGCCAGACGACAAAAAAGGCCGAGGCGCCAAGAATAATCAGCGCGACAATTTTGATGGGCGCCAGAACGCCGCCAATCAGGTCAAGGAGTTTGCCGGGGTAGAGTGAAAACAGGTAAACCAGCGCAAAGTAGATAAGGCTATAAATAGCCAACTGGTGACCATCGTTGCCGATCAACGGCGAAATGCCCACTTCAAACGACACGGTGGTTGTGCGCGGAACCACAAACAGCGGCCCGAGGCAAAGATAGCAAACCAGCGCCAGAATCAGACCCGTGACGGGCCCAAGATGTTCGCTTAGCTGATTCATTTTTCCACCCACGCGCGCCAGCGCAATGATAGTGACCACGGGTAAACCCACGGCGGAAATCAGAAAACCGCTACCGGAATAGAGAATGTTTTCGCCTGAATGCAAGCCAATAATAGGCGGAAAAATAATGTTACCCGCGCCCATAAATAGCGCAAAAGCCATACAGCCGAGAGAGATAATGTCGCGTGTTGATAATGTTTTCATCGTTATTATAGACGCCGATATGCACAATTATTGCGCGTGCAGACGGCGTCAGTTTCCTTTCAGAACAGGCAATAGAAAAGCGCGGATACGGTTAGAATACCGCCAGTCAATACCACCATCGGGCGAATACCGCGCAAGCTTTTGAGTGCGCTTCGGCTGTAGATTAAATAAACGGGGATCAGAAACAGGAAGATAGCCTGAAGTGGCCCACAGAATTTCTCAATCAGTTCGATGACATCGGGGTTAATATACACGATGACATAAGAGATGCCGAACATGATAAGCCACGCAATGAGTTTGCCTTTTTTATGTGGCGTGTCCTCTTTTTCACCAAGCGCATCGCTGACCATGCGGGCAAAGGTTTC
Protein-coding regions in this window:
- a CDS encoding EmmdR/YeeO family multidrug/toxin efflux MATE transporter → MNVTTALRQAVARTPWYKKRKSYRVLFWREITPLAVPIFLENTCVLLMGVLSTFLVSWLGKEAMAGVGLADSFNMVIMAFFAAIDLGTTVVVAFSLGKRDRQRARAAARQSLVIMTLFAIVLAAVIHYFGSEIINIVAGEATPEVKGLALTYLELTVLSYPAAAIALIGSGALRGAGNTKIPLMINGGMNILNIIISSILIYGAFSWQGMGFAGAGLGLTISRYIGAAAIIWVLMIGFNPALRIPLKSYLKPLNFAIIWEVMGIGIPASIESVLFNGGKLLTQMFVAGMGTNVIAGNFIAFSVAALINLPGNALGSASTIITGKRLGTGQIGQAERQLRHVFWMSTIVLTTIAWGTAPFAGLFASFYTQEQDVKEVVKVLLWLNAAFMPIWAASWVLPSGFKGARDVRFAMWVSMLGMWGCRVVAGYTLGIVLGMGVVGVWLGMFLDWAVRGALFYWRLVSGRWLWKYPRVKME
- a CDS encoding helix-turn-helix domain-containing protein, with protein sequence MGRTLEQLLKDEKTEVVQQAEAMAEEMLLNIHLAELREKVKKTQVEIAETLGVKQPTIAGMEKPGRDLKLSTLKRYVEAAGGKLRLDVELPDGSHYEFAL
- a CDS encoding AMP nucleosidase, giving the protein MNTTSASLTPEQALEKLQALYDQSVTALRNAISVYIDNHSLPDAKARADGLFVYPQLSVSWSGNAHKAQKTRAFGRFTHSGCYTTTITHPTLFRPYLLEQLTLLHEDYDAHIEVGLSQHEIPYPYVIDGLMLDRSMSADLTRFFPTTELAQIGDETADGIFHPTEFYPLSHFDARRVDFSLARLRHYTGTPVEHFQPFVLFTNYTRYVDEFVRWGCSQILDPESPYIALSCAGGIWITAETEAPEQAISDLAWKKHQMPAWHLITKDGQGITLINIGVGPSNAKNICDHLAVLRPDVWLMIGHCGGLRESQTIGDYVLAHAYLRDDHVLDAVLPPDIPIPSIAEVQRALYDATKQVSGMPGEEVKQRLRTGTVVTTDDRNWELRYSASALRFNLSRAVAIDMESATIAAQGYRFRVPYGTLLCVSDKPLHGEIKLPGQANRFYEGAISEHLQIGIRAIDLLRAEGDKLHSRKLRTFNEPPFR
- the shiA gene encoding shikimate transporter, which codes for MDSTLTSTRLQEKTPSLSRARRAALGSFAGAVVDWYDFLLYGITAALVFNREFFPQVSPAMGTLAAFATFGVGFLFRPLGGVIFGHFGDRLGRKRMLMLTVWMMGGATALIGLLPSFASAGWWAPALLVTLRAIQGFAVGGEWGGAALLSVESAPENKKAFYSSGVQVGYGVGLLLSTGLVSLISMLTTDEQFLSWGWRIPFLFSVVLVLGALWVRNGMEESEEFEQQQQTPPVKQRLPVMEALARHPGAFLKIIGLRLCELLTMYIVTAFALNYSTQNLGLPRELFLNIGLLVGGVSCLTIPFFAWLADRFGRRRVYIIGALTGTISAFPFFMALEAQSLFWIVFFAIMLANVAHDMVVCVQQPMFTGMFGAGYRYSGAGVGYQVASVVGGGFTPFIAAALVTFSGGDWHSVAIYLLAGCLISAATALLMKDKPLA
- a CDS encoding glycosyltransferase family 9 protein, encoding MSLITMFRNIIFNFYDYNAKNIHTNDIKFVVIHIPDQVGDAMAIYPLIRALEQQPITHLLIVSSTLNKPVFEALTLNNTTLTVVTMTMQDHATIAEIKKIANTIKEQYGTPDLCIEAMRKKNLKTMVFIHTLRAGMNFQVVGLSMKCYSPLCKIASRMDQHLRAPVPMTWAMLMREAGFPAVAAKYEFPLSAEAITEVRRETCALGPYIAINLEGSIAARTFSYSVAQNLIAIIQRECDMPIVVVHGPKGIESAVKLTESCSHVFRLSLSPSLMRSAALINDAALAITPDTSILHMASAYNTPAIAIYADYKTRWPTMQDIAENIVVGKDIDHINMNEFEATLRRILMRINGQQRQ
- the nac gene encoding nitrogen assimilation transcriptional regulator NAC; protein product: MNLRRLKYFVKIVDIGSLTQAAEVLHIAQPALSQQVATLEGELDQQLLIRTKRGVTPTEAGKVLYTHARTILRQCEQAQLAVNNVGQTLSGPVSIGLAPGTAASSITMPLLQAVRNELPEVLIYLHENSGAALNDKLLSGQLDMAVLYDRSPVAGVNSQPLLKEDLYLVGTRDCPGQSIDLTAVAEMNLFLPRDYSAVRARVDEAFSLRRLTAKIIGEIESISTLTAAIASGMGVTVLPESAARTLSQAANGWMARITTPSMSLPLSLNMSARGQLSPQAQAVKEILISLVSRPALDNRELQLVS
- the cbl gene encoding HTH-type transcriptional regulator Cbl, whose translation is MNFQQLKIIREAARQDYNLTEVANMLYTSQSGVSRHIRELEEELGIEIFIRRGKRLLGMTEPGKALLVIAERILNEASNVRRLADLFTNDGSGVLTVATTHTQARYSLPPVIKAFREIFPDVRLELVQGTPQEIETLLHNGGADIGIASERLSNDSTLVAFPWFRWHHNVLVPQDHPLTQITPLTLEAIARWPLITYRQGITGRSRIDEAFNRKGLLPDIVLSAQDSDVIKTYVELGLGIGLVAEQSGDVQESGKLVRLDTHHLFDANTVWLGLKRGQLQRNYVWRFIELCNAGLSLEEIKRQAMEPDELALDYQI
- the mtfA gene encoding DgsA anti-repressor MtfA; protein product: MMIKWPWKADESAEKTDIPWEQAFSVPLLANLSADEQTKLRVLADRFLQQKRLVPLQGLVMEPITQARIALLFCLPVMELGLEWLDGFHEVLIYPAPFVVDDEWEDDIGLVHNQRVVQSGQSWQQGPIILNWLDIQDSFDASGFNLVIHEVAHKLDTRNGDRASGIPLIPLREVAGWEHDLHAAMDNIQDEIDLVGESAASIDAYAATDPAECFAVLSEYFFSAPELFAPRFPALWQRFCQFYRQDPLARMRDNDTQEDISPVVH
- the brnQ gene encoding branched-chain amino acid transport system II carrier protein, encoding MKTLSTRDIISLGCMAFALFMGAGNIIFPPIIGLHSGENILYSGSGFLISAVGLPVVTIIALARVGGKMNQLSEHLGPVTGLILALVCYLCLGPLFVVPRTTTVSFEVGISPLIGNDGHQLAIYSLIYFALVYLFSLYPGKLLDLIGGVLAPIKIVALIILGASAFFVVWHYHLGSVSEAYHSHPFSNGFVSGYLTMDTLSALVFGGVIVNAIHSRGVSESTLITRYTIIAGLIAGSGLILVYIALFRLGLVSYEFVPDATNGAEVLHAFVQHTFGETGSLFLALLIFIACLVTAIGLTSACASWFSHLLPLSYKTMVLVIAVLSFAISNLGLTRLITVSVPLLTAVYPPCIAIVLLSFTTSFWKNPARVFAPVVAVACIFGLIDGVIASPLNEMLNQLPSQLLKPLPLFSQSLEWLLPCAAVFVIASIIDGKKRQEAYED